Part of the bacterium genome, GAAACCCACGGCGCGCACGCGCCGCTCGGCGAGGACGTCTTCCTCGTCTGCCGGATGGCGGAGGAGGTCGCGGCCCGCACGGGCTGCACGGTCGCGCAGCCGGTCTGGTACGGCTCGCACCCCTATCACCACCTGGGGATGCAGGGCACGATTGTCGTCCCGGAAGAGATCTTCGCCGGCTACGTCCGCGCGATGATCGCCGGCTTCTGGAACCTCGGATTCCGCAAGCAGATTCTCTTGAACGGCCACGGCCAGGAGTACGTGATCCCGACCGCGATGCACCAGTTCGCCAAGAAGTATCGCGTGCCGAGCCTCCTGCTGCTGGTCAACTGGTACCATCCGATCCGGGACCATTTCCGGTTGACGAGCGAAGGCGGACCGTACGAGACCCCGTTCATCCACGGCGACGAGGTCGAGACCTCCTGGTCGCTCGCGCTGTTCCCTGATCTGATCGACATGCGGTACGCGCCCGACAACCGCGTGCAGGGCTTTCTGCCCGGGGACCACGTGGACAAGGCGGGCAATTTGTTGAACCGTCCCATCAATTGGTACAGTCAGGTCGGCGCGGGACCGATCGAGGTCAAGGCGTACATCGAAGGCGTCGTCGGCCGGAGCAGTCTCGCCCGCGCGGAGAAGGCGTACGCGGGGGTGGAGCAGCTCCTCGATTACCTGGAGCGCCTCGTGACGGACGTTCACCGCACGTTCCCGCCCGGCACGCTGCCGCCGATCGAGATGATGACGGAACGCGATCCCGCGGAACTGGAGGCCGTGCTCAAAGGCCCC contains:
- the iolN gene encoding 3-dehydro-scyllo-inosose hydrolase — translated: MAKWTIPPAGGHMDKRTGIYLQNMTGHEVDERLQKNDILIVPLGATETHGAHAPLGEDVFLVCRMAEEVAARTGCTVAQPVWYGSHPYHHLGMQGTIVVPEEIFAGYVRAMIAGFWNLGFRKQILLNGHGQEYVIPTAMHQFAKKYRVPSLLLLVNWYHPIRDHFRLTSEGGPYETPFIHGDEVETSWSLALFPDLIDMRYAPDNRVQGFLPGDHVDKAGNLLNRPINWYSQVGAGPIEVKAYIEGVVGRSSLARAEKAYAGVEQLLDYLERLVTDVHRTFPPGTLPPIEMMTERDPAELEAVLKGPRAGGKSIYSLGYPP